From the Halobacterium zhouii genome, the window CGCGGTGACGCCCACGGCGGCCGCGGCGGGAGCGAGTCGGAATCCGCGCTGCTCGAAGTACGTTCGGGGGTGACGGAGGGGGGTGCGGGGAGCCATGTTCGCCGGTGAACGCCGTCGAACTATGATTCTAGGGGTTGGCTGCTTTACAGTTCGGCGACGGCCGCTCTTGCCGTCACGCGGTGCTGTTGTACTGGAACACAGTGACTGGGTCGGGGGAAAATCCGACAGTCCTACACCATACTGAGGGCCACGAGTGTGAATGCGACGACGAACGACCCGACCAGCGCACCCCGGAACGGCGAGTTGTGGCGTCCGTGGAGACCGTACCCCCAGACGTACGTCTGCCAGCACGCGGCGACCACGTCAAGGCCGATGACGATAACTCCGCCACTGCCGAGGACCGGGTTCTGGAGAGCTACGAGGGTCTGTCCCGTAGTGGCGTTCGAGTCCACGAGTAGCGCCCCCAGCACGACTGCGAACGCGATGGTGGTTGTCACCACCGTCGGTGGGAACCCCCACGCAGCGACACCGAACGTCTCCTCGAGTGTGTCGGCGCGTCCCTGATTGGTGACCATGACGACGAGGTGGAGCGCCGACGCGACGAGTACCCAGAGGATGAACGTCACGAGGAACGCCGCAAACGAAGCGGTGAGTGCGATTCCGTTCATCCGCCCTGCGGACACTGCGGCTCCGATGTCGGTGAAGACGAATCCCAGCAGGAGAGCGGAGACGAAGGTGACGAACGCAATCCCGGCGGCGGAGGCGGCGACGACACCGACCGCGCCTGTCCACGACGGTGTGTGGGTGGCGAAGTAGTCGTCCGGTCGAAGGAGTGCTCGTCTCAGTTCCATGGTCATACAGGTCGACAGCTGGACAAAACTGTGGCGGTGTGATGAGCAGGCCTTAGTCGGGGCGTCTCGTCCACCGAGCCATGAAACAGGTCATCGCCGCGCGAACCGACCTCGGGATGGGCCAGGGGAAACTCGCGGCGCAGGTCGCACACGCCTCGCTGAAGGCCTACGAGTTCACCGACGACCGCGCCCAGCGCCAGTGGAAAGACCAGGGGCAGACGAAGGTGGTCGTGAAGGTGGGGGGCGAGCAGGAACTGTACGCGGTCGCCGAGGAGGCGAAGGCCCAGGGGCTGCCGACGGCGATCATCTCGGACGCGGGGCGCACGCAACTGGAACCGGGGACGCCGACCGCCGTGGCCATCGGCCCCGCCGCGGACGCGGACGTCGACCAGATCACCGGCGACCTCTCGCTGTTCTGAGATGCGCGAGGCACACGAACTCGAGCGCGCGGTCGGGATGCAGTACTACGCCAGCGACAGCGACGGCACCGGCGGACGCCTGCGCGAGTCACCCGCAGACTTCCGCGTCACGGAACTCGAGGACTTCGACACGCATCCAGTGGACACCGACACCGGCGACTTCCCGTGGCTCGTCCTGCGTGCGACGCTCACCGGGTGGGACACGAACGACTTCGCGCGCGAACTCGCCAATCGCGTGGGGATGAGCCGCGAGCGCGTGGCGTGGGCAGGGACCAAGGACCGTCACGCGGTCACCACGCAGTTGTTCACGGTGCGCGACCTCGACCCCGAGGACGTCCCCGGAACGGCGGCCTCCGACGCCCCCGAGATATCGGATGCGGACGTCGAGGTGGTGGGTCGCGCCGGGCGCGGCCTCCAGTTCGGCGACCTCGCGGGCAACGAGTTCCGCGTTGTCGTTCGCGACCCCGAGCGTCCCGAGCAGGCCGACGCCGTGAGCGCGGACCTCGAAGCCTTCGCCGGGGGAACGCTCGGCGACTCGCGGGCGACGCCCGCTCGCGCAGACCGGGACGCGTGGCGTCCCGCGATTCCGAACTATTTCGGGCAGCAGC encodes:
- a CDS encoding YIP1 family protein, whose product is MELRRALLRPDDYFATHTPSWTGAVGVVAASAAGIAFVTFVSALLLGFVFTDIGAAVSAGRMNGIALTASFAAFLVTFILWVLVASALHLVVMVTNQGRADTLEETFGVAAWGFPPTVVTTTIAFAVVLGALLVDSNATTGQTLVALQNPVLGSGGVIVIGLDVVAACWQTYVWGYGLHGRHNSPFRGALVGSFVVAFTLVALSMV
- the pth2 gene encoding peptidyl-tRNA hydrolase Pth2; the encoded protein is MKQVIAARTDLGMGQGKLAAQVAHASLKAYEFTDDRAQRQWKDQGQTKVVVKVGGEQELYAVAEEAKAQGLPTAIISDAGRTQLEPGTPTAVAIGPAADADVDQITGDLSLF